In the Candidatus Poribacteria bacterium genome, CGAAATGCTCATCAATAATCGCCGCGACCGGTGTACCGAACGAAGTTTCACCTATCCCCCAAGTTCCGTCTTCAGCGGTGACTTTGACGTAGACGGTATCCCACTTCGGCATCCAACTCGAACGGTGGCGTTTGTATTGCGGGTAGCGCGACATCGGGTTCGCGACTTCGGCGTGTGCGTTCCACGCTTCACGGCGCGGCTCCGTGCGTTTGATGTCTCGCGGTGGTACGTTGATTCGGACGGTCTGTATGTCTTTGATTTTCATACGCTTACTCCGTTGAAGGTTTGTGGCATCGTAGCATAACTCGATGTTTAATTCAAGGGGTTTGCCAAGAATGATAGGGTTGTTCAGTTTCGACTTTTTAAGCAATTTGATTGGACGGTCGTGACTGGGGAGGCCCCTCCTACAGCAGAGATAATTTTATTTTATCAACTCAATCAAACCACAGCCAATCCGAGCTCCGCCGCCTGTCCTAACTTGTACGTCTTTAAGCACGTTAACAATCCACACACCAAACGCCACATCGTCCCCTTGGAAATAGCCTAACATCCACGCAGTCGTCCGTGCATCCAGAAACGTGATGAGGAGTTGGTTGTAACCCACTAAGTCTGTAGGGTTCTCAAAATCGATGCCGGATGAAATGTAGAGGTGTGTTAACCGCATCCGCATCTCCTGCTCAAATGCTTCAGGTGCTTCGGTCGGAAAGGTTTGGCGATACTGATTGGTGAAGAAATCGGGATCGATAGGCGTGCCTTGAGAACGAAAAAATTCGTGGTAGGCAGCTAAGCTGCGCTGTTCACTTGCCAAGAGTGCTTGAAACTCCGGCGATTCTGTCATCTGAATCACAGGCAAAAACGCCAGGTCCAGCAGTTGTTCAGCGGTAAAGAAACAATTCAGCAGTAGTTCCGACGGGTCATGGCTATGCTGATCCACGGTTTGACCCGGAAGATGGTGATCGAGTTCCAAGTCAACTTGTTGACCAAGTACCGTCAGCGTACAAACGTGTGCGGCTTCCGCCATCGCCATTTCCGTTTCCATCTGCATCTGTGCCATATTGTGGGTATGCCCGGCTGTGCCTGCATCAGCGGTAGGCATCTCTGACATCGCCATTGCTGTATGGTGTGCATGGGGATTGGTCTGGAACGTGTCGCCTGTTTCGTGGATAAGTAACAGTTTACTGAGAATATCGGTATTCGGATCGCCGCCAAGCGACCAGAGCGGCGTTTTAAATTCTAAGACACCTGTTCCATCTTCACCAACTGGAATGTTGC is a window encoding:
- a CDS encoding superoxide dismutase family protein, whose amino-acid sequence is MRIKYNTHAALITLIITACLLSSCERIPTQVIPTEPAEKVAVAVISEKDGSGLTGKAAFTEMDGAVHVRIEIQHAVPGLHAAHLHEGTCADVGPHWHPMAVPAGTVGIPVAEATPEAPPIGVGEIGNIPVGEDGTGVLEFKTPLWSLGGDPNTDILSKLLLIHETGDTFQTNPHAHHTAMAMSEMPTADAGTAGHTHNMAQMQMETEMAMAEAAHVCTLTVLGQQVDLELDHHLPGQTVDQHSHDPSELLLNCFFTAEQLLDLAFLPVIQMTESPEFQALLASEQRSLAAYHEFFRSQGTPIDPDFFTNQYRQTFPTEAPEAFEQEMRMRLTHLYISSGIDFENPTDLVGYNQLLITFLDARTTAWMLGYFQGDDVAFGVWIVNVLKDVQVRTGGGARIGCGLIELIK